The proteins below are encoded in one region of Triticum urartu cultivar G1812 unplaced genomic scaffold, Tu2.1 TuUngrouped_contig_29, whole genome shotgun sequence:
- the LOC125527107 gene encoding uncharacterized protein LOC125527107, translated as MAYHLRSASAPSSPRSNKPQVEQQLQSLSATISSPLVTIDTACKGLMKLEDIYSCIEEMMCTPSNQVSFCKTLQRVAVEAELGRSLVVLDLCNAMQETLMELKMTVQELLLVLKRGEDVTCQFKAYIRLAKKAQKQFKKISKKTASDKNDSRMVMLMAEAREITISLLESISCILSKQIEMPKWSLVSKTLQKSKVVCKEEQLRALECSIEDLESGVELLYRSLIQNRVFLLNALSL; from the coding sequence ATGGCTTACCATCTAAGATCTGCAAGCGCGCCTTCCAGCCCTCGCTCAAACAAACCCCAAGTAGAGCAGCAGCTCCAGAGCCTGAGCGCAACCATCTCTTCGCCCTTGGTGACCATCGATACGGCATGCAAAGGTTTGATGAAGCTGGAAGACATCTACAGCTGCATTGAAGAGATGATGTGCACACCCAGCAACCAAGTCAGCTTCTGCAAGACCCTGCAAAGGGTGGCAGTGGAGGCCGAGCTTGGACGGTCCCTCGTCGTGCTTGACCTCTGCAACGCCATGCAGGAGACCTTGATGGAGCTGAAGATGACTGTCCAAGAGCTCTTGTTGGTTCTGAAGAGAGGAGAGGATGTAACTTGCCAGTTCAAGGCGTACATCCGGCTAGCCAAGAAGGCACAAAAGCAGTTCAAGAAGATCAGCAAGAAAACTGCTTCAGACAAGAATGATTCTAGGATGGTGATGCTAATGGCAGAAGCGAGAGAGATCACCATTTCACTTCTCGAATCCATATCCTGCATCTTGTCGAAGCAAATTGAGATGCCCAAGTGGTCTCTTGTCTCCAAAACATTGCAGAAGAGCAAAGTTGTGTGCAAAGAGGAGCAATTGCGGGCATTGGAGTGCAGTATCGAAGATCTTGAGAGCGGAGTGGAACTTCTGTACAGGAGTTTGATCCAGAACAGAGTTTTTCTTCTCAATGCTCTTAGTTTGTAG
- the LOC125527106 gene encoding uncharacterized protein LOC125527106 encodes MAYHLRSASTPSRPRSNKTEVEQQLQSLSTTISSPSATIDTMCDGLRRLGDIYSCIEKMMCTPSSQVSLCQTLQRAPVEAELGRSLVVLDLCNGMRDSFMELKLTVQELLLALRRGEGVSSQVKAYVRLVNKVQKQFKKISKKTTSDKNGSRVVMLMAEAREITMSLLESTSSILSKQVEMPKWSLASKTFQRSKVVCQEEQLQALEHSIGDLESGVELLYRRLIQNRVSLLNILSSYIP; translated from the coding sequence ATGGCTTACCATCTACGATCGGCAAGCACGCCTTCGAGGCCTCGCTCAAACAAAACTGAAGTCGAGCAGCAGCTCCAGAGCCTGAGCACAACCATCTCTTCGCCCTCGGCGACCATTGATACGATGTGTGATGGCTTGAGGAGGCTCGGTGACATCTACAGCTGCATCGAGAAGATGATGTGCACACCAAGCAGCCAAGTCAGCCTTTGCCAGACCCTTCAAAGGGCGCCAGTGGAGGCGGAGCTTGGACGGTCCCTCGTCGTGCTCGATCTCTGCAACGGCATGCGGGATAGCTTCATGGAATTGAAGTTGACTGTCCAAGAGCTACTGTTGGCTCTCAGGAGAGGAGAAGGTGTGTCTTCTCAAGTCAAGGCATATGTCCGGCTAGTAAACAAGGTGCAAAAACAGTTCAAGAAGATCAGCAAGAAAACTACTTCCGACAAGAACGGCTCTAGGGTGGTGATGCTAATGGCAGAAGCAAGAGAGATCACCATGTCACTGCTCGAATCCACGTCCTCAATCTTGTCGAAGCAAGTTGAGATGCCCAAGTGGTCTCTTGCCTCCAAAACATTCCAGAGGAGCAAAGTTGTGTGCCAAGAGGAGCAATTGCAGGCACTGGAGCACAGTATTGGAGATCTTGAGAGCGGAGTGGAACTTCTCTACAGGAGATTGATCCAAAACAGAGTCTCTCTTCTGAATATTCTTAGCTCATATATACCCTGA